A window of Primulina tabacum isolate GXHZ01 chromosome 4, ASM2559414v2, whole genome shotgun sequence contains these coding sequences:
- the LOC142542537 gene encoding putative RING-H2 finger protein ATL21A translates to MPRTNQISATSFLVFFIFPVVHSKGCSDSFCGNKSLPIRYPFQLQGQNQKGCDYLALNLTCSDAQGVPLLNLPSFGDLYARDINYSADVIQLYPINANCLASRFLSPGISYSPLIAVSYQNYTFFGCPRWNLSSINFTAVGCLSKSTFSVLATSSISRAEEIISLGCNVMVTVPIPVSSPLQYEFNGFDGDLMLKWNVTTCEACVKKKRHGAGYVVLVVFLSIILPNIFGFLLYGLILALICFISWIRKIIRRVANRVARVARSQNRNQINLPVWRAPPPPPSNVTAGSGNNAAENRFKTICLGESRRIPGPNTTTCPICLEEYNPTETVKSIIQCGHCFHESCIDLWLRTHSSCPICRNDTV, encoded by the exons ATGCCCAGAACGAATCAGATTTCCGCAACttcttttcttgttttcttcaTCTTCCCCGTTGTTCATTCCAAAGGTTGTTCCGATTCATTTTGTGGAAACAAAAGCTTGCCTATACGGTACCCTTTCCAGTTACAGGGCCAAAACCAAAAGGGTTGCGACTATCTTGCCTTAAATTTAACGTGCAGCGATGCGCAAGGTGTCCCTCTTCTGAATCTTCCTTCTTTCGGGGATTTATATGCAAGGGATATCAACTATTCAGCCGATGTTATACAACTCTATCCTATTAATGCTAATTGCCTCGCCAGCAGGTTCTTGAGTCCAGGCATTTCGTATTCCCCTCTCATAGCTGTGAGCTATCAGAACTACACGTTTTTCGGCTGTCCTCGATGGAATTTAAGTTCGATTAATTTCACCGCTGTCGGTTGCCTGAGCAAATCCACGTTCTCCGTATTGGCAACTTCATCGATATCACGTGCAGAAGAGATCATTTCTTTAGGATGCAATGTGATGGTAACTGTGCCTATACCGGTTTCGTCGCCCCTTCAGTATGAATTCAATGGATTCGATGGCGATCTTATGTTGAAATGGAATGTAACGACTTGCGAAGCTTGTGTCAAGAAAAAACGCCACGGGGCAG GCTATGTTGTGCTGGTTGTTTTCTTAAGCATTATTCTACCAAATATATTTGGGTTTCTGCTGTATGGATTGATTCTGGCATTAATCTGTTTCATAAGTTGGATAAGGAAGATTATAAGAAGGGTAGCTAACCGAGTTGCTCGCGTAGCTCGAAGTCAAAACAGAAACCAAATAAACCTCCCTGTTTGGAGAGCACCGCCTCCCCCACCCTCCAATGTGACAGCAGGCTCTGGTAATAATGCTGCTGAAAATAGATTCAAAACAATTTGCCTCGGAGAAAGTCGACGGATCCCGGGGCCTAATACCACAACTTGTCCAATATGTTTGGAAGAATACAATCCCACAGAGACTGTGAAAAGCATTATTCAGTGTGGGCATTGCTTCCACGAGAGCTGCATAGACCTGTGGCTGAGGACTCACAGTTCATGCCCCATTTGCAGAAATGATACAGTTTAA
- the LOC142542536 gene encoding monolignol oxidoreductase AtBBE-like 15, translating to MGSSTCLFLTLNTILLFSSLVASQPILEKLYQCISLNSDQSIPFSTTFFAPNNASFNSILQSSAQNLRYLLPSVPKPQLIFTPLTENHVQAAVICAKELDIQFRVRSGGHDYEGLSYTSELEQPFILVDLLKLRSIAVDIQDNSAWVQAGATNGELYYRISQKSKTRGFPAGLCPSLGIGGHITGGAYGTLMRKYGLGADNVIDARIVDASGRILDRDSMGEDLFWAIRGGGGASFGVILAWKVRLVPVPATVTVFTISKTLEQNATKILHKWQLVAENIDEDLFIRVIIQVVDDAQKGERTIQTAYNAMFIGRTERLLQVMDESFPELGLTRKDCTEMSWIQSVLYIAGYPKNTPPEVLLQGKSLFKNYFKAKSDFIKEPIPETGLEGLWKRILEEDSALMIWNPYGGMMSKISESEIPFPHRKGVLFMIQYLTLWNDEKPESEAKHMDWIRKLYNYMASYASMLPREAYVNYRDLDLGVNKNGTSFVTSISWGTKYFKDNFNRLLKVKTKVDPDNFFRHEQSIPTLSLMNQRTGRE from the coding sequence ATGGGATCCTCAACCTGTTTATTTCTTACACTGAACACGATTCTGCTCTTTTCTTCATTGGTTGCTTCACAACCAATTCTTGAAAAACTCTACCAGTGCATTTCTCTAAATTCCGACCAGTCTATCCCATTTTCAACAACTTTCTTTGCCCCAAACAATGCTTCATTCAACTCCATCTTACAATCTTCTGCACAAAACTTGAGGTACTTGCTACCTTCCGTGCCTAAACCTCAGTTGATCTTCACTCCGTTGACCGAAAATCATGTTCAAGCAGCTGTCATTTGTGCGAAAGAGCTTGATATCCAGTTCAGAGTGAGAAGTGGAGGCCATGATTATGAGGGCCTTTCTTACACATCAGAACTGGAACAACCATTCATACTTGTAGACCTTTTGAAACTTCGATCTATTGCTGTAGATATCCAGGATAACAGTGCATGGGTTCAGGCTGGTGCAACAAATGGTGAACTTTATTACAGAATTTCACAGAAAAGCAAGACTCGTGGGTTCCCTGCAGGACTTTGCCCCAGCTTAGGAATTGGAGGGCACATAACTGGAGGAGCATATGGTACCCTGATGAGGAAATATGGGCTAGGAGCGGATAATGTGATCGATGCACGAATAGTTGATGCCAGTGGCAGGATTCTTGATAGGGATTCTATGGGGGAAGACCTTTTCTGGGCTATTAGAGGAGGCGGTGGAGCTAGTTTCGGGGTGATTCTTGCATGGAAGGTAAGACTCGTTCCTGTTCCAGCAACTGTCACAGTTTTCACCATTTCGAAGACCTTGGAACAGAATGCAACAAAAATTCTCCACAAGTGGCAACTAGTTGCTGAGAATATTGATGAAGATCTCTTCATCAGAGTCATAATACAAGTTGTAGATGATGCACAGAAAGGTGAAAGAACTATCCAAACTGCTTATAATGCTATGTTTATTGGAAGAACAGAGAGGCTTCTCCAGGTGATGGATGAAAGCTTCCCCGAATTGGGATTGACCCGAAAAGATTGCACCGAAATGAGTTGGATTCAATCGGTGCTTTACATTGCTGGTTATCCGAAAAATACGCCACCCGAAGTTTTGCTCCAAGGAAAGTCTTTATTTAAGAACTACTTCAAAGCCAAATCAGACTTTATAAAAGAGCCAATACCAGAGACCGGGCTTGAAGGGTTGTGGAAAAGAATACTCGAAGAAGATTCAGCATTGATGATATGGAATCCATATGGTGGAATGATGAGCAAGATATCAGAATCCGAAATCCCTTTCCCTCACAGAAAAGGGGTTCTTTTCATGATACAGTATCTAACCCTTTGGAATGATGAAAAGCCCGAATCTGAAGCCAAGCACATGGACTGGATAAGGAAGCTTTATAATTACATGGCCTCTTATGCTTCCATGCTTCCAAGAGAAGCCTATGTGAATTATAGAGATCTTGATTTGGGAGTGAACAAGAATGGTACAAGTTTCGTAACATCAATTTCGTGGGGTACCAAGTACTTTAAGGACAATTTTAACAGACTGTTGAAGGTGAAGACTAAGGTTGATCCTGATAATTTCTTCAGACATGAACAGAGCATTCCAACTCTTTCATTGATGAATCAGAGAACAGGAAGAGAATAG
- the LOC142541445 gene encoding putative germin-like protein 2-1, producing the protein MANFMLIIAMHSILAFFVVQAHEPSPLQDFCVADFNNTVRVNGFACLDPNQVTADHFLFRGLNIPGNTSNPLGSFVNRPTVFEIPGLNTLGISTVRVDYAPGGVVPPHRHPRASEILTVLEGTVFVGFVTSDPENRLVSKTLHKGDVFVIPFGLIHFQQNVGQGNAVTMAFLSSQNPGVIAIANTVFGSKPAIDDRVLAKAFRVDKSIVHQLQAPHH; encoded by the exons ATGGCAAATTTCATGCTAATTATCGCGATGCATAGTATACTTGCATTTTTCGTCGTCCAAGCCCACGAACCTAGCCCTCTACAAGATTTTTGTGTTGCAGACTTCAATAACACAG TGAGGGTGAATGGGTTTGCTTGCCTAGACCCCAACCAAGTAACAGCCGATCACTTCCTTTTCAGAGGCCTTAACATACCAGGAAACACATCTAACCCATTGGGCTCCTTCGTAAACCGGCCAACTGTGTTTGAAATCCCCGGCCTCAACACCCTCGGCATCTCCACTGTTCGTGTCGACTACGCCCCAGGCGGGGTGGTCCCTCCGCACCGACACCCACGAGCCTCCGAAATACTGACGGTGCTGGAAGGCACGGTGTTTGTGGGCTTCGTCACCTCAGACCCCGAAAACAGGCTTGTTTCGAAAACACTGCACAAGGGAGATGTGTTTGTTATTCCGTTTGGACTGATTCACTTCCAGCAAAACGTTGGCCAAGGGAATGCTGTTACAATGGCGTTCTTGAGCAGCCAGAACCCTGGCGTTATCGCCATCGCGAATACCGTTTTCGGATCGAAACCTGCAATAGACGATCGGGTACTGGCCAAGGCTTTCCGGGTTGATAAGTCGATCGTCCATCAGCTCCAAGCTCCACAtcattaa
- the LOC142542534 gene encoding patellin-4, whose translation MEMAEEAVKLVEQVCNEKDRACESKAVEKISSYREESNFPSDLKQHERKALNELKSKLEEAISGNTFFNNEEGEKKVADIPTEEEFQEKENPAGESKEGCEEEKNNGDEGTAEKPIECAKTPESDANIEEEKDISIWGVPLLPSKGDDRTDVVLLKFLRARDFKVNDAFQMLEKTLRWRKEYKIDSILDEEFGSDLTSAAYLSGTDRQGHPICYNIFGVLDNEEIYQKTLATEEKREQFLRWRVQLMEKGIQKLNFKPGGVNSFIQINDLKNSPGPSKKEVRSVVSKAVALLQDNYPEFVAKNIFVNVPFWYYALHSLISPFLTQRSKSKLVFARPSKVTETLLKYVPIQEIPIQYGGMKRGKKFENDVSELLIRAGSTTSFEIPLPEAGTGITWDILALGWEVNCTVEFVPDNENSYTMIIQKERKMCSEEAPVRWTFKNKEPGKIAITIGNASGKKKKVFYSYMFKNSSS comes from the exons ATGGAAATGGCGGAGGAGGCTGTGAAGTTGGTGGAACAAGTTTGCAACGAAAAGGATCGTGCTTGCGAATCAAAGGCGGTGGAAAAGATTTCTTCGTACAGGGAAGAGAGCAATTTTCCGTCTGATTTGAAGCAGCATGAGAGGAAGGCGTTGAATGAGCTGAAATCTAAACTGGAAGAAGCGATTTCGGGGAACACGTTCTTTAATAATGAGGAAGGAGAAAAGAAAGTGGCTGACATACCCACTGAAGAAGAATTTCAGGAGAAGGAAAATCCCGCGGGAGAAAGTAAAGAAGGTTGTGAAGAAGAGAAGAATAATGGTgatgagggcactgcagaaaaACCTATTGAATGTGCCAAAACTCCAGAAAGTGATGCAAACATTGAAGAGGAAAAAGATATTTCCATCTGGGGAGTACCCCTTTTGCCTAGTAAAGGGGATGATCGTACTGATGTAGTTCTTTTGAAATTCTTGAGGGCCAGGGATTTCAAGGTCAATGATGCCTTCCAGATGCTCGAGAAAACGCTTCGATGGAGAAAAGAATATAAGATTGATTCGATCTTGGATGAAGAGTTTGGGTCTGATCTTACATCTGCTGCATATCTGAGCGGCACTGATCGCCAGGGTCACCCCATTTGTTACAACATTTTTGGGGTCTTGGACAATGAAGAGATCTATCAAAAGACACTGGCCACAGAGGAGAAGCGTGAGCAGTTCTTGAGATGGAGGGTCCAGCTTATGGAGAAAGGCATTCAAAAGCTTAATTTTAAGCCTGGTGGTGTGAATTCTTTTATTCAGATCAATGATCTCAAGAATTCTCCTGGACCATCCAAGAAGGAGGTTCGCTCTGTGGTGAGCAAAGCAGTTGCTCTTCTCCAGGACAATTACCCTGAATTTGTCGCCAAAAAC ATTTTTGTTAATGTTCCATTCTGGTATTATGCCTTACATTCCCTGATATCTCCTTTCTTGACTCAAAGAAGCAAAAGCAAATTGGTCTTTGCTCGACCGTCTAAGGTCACTGAGACCTTGCTCAA GTACGTTCCGATTCAAGAAATCCCTATCCAGTATGGTGGAATGAAAAGGGGAAAAAAATTTGAGAATGATGTTTCTGAATTGCTGATCAGAGCTGGATCAACCACAAGCTTTGAAATCCCCCTACCAGAG GCTGGAACGGGAATCACCTGGGACATTTTAGCTCTAGGTTGGGAGGTGAACTGCACAGTAGAATTTGTGCCTGATAATGAAAATTCGTACACCATGATTATCCAGAAAGAGAGGAAGATGTGCTCGGAAGAGGCACCAGTTCGCTGGACATTCAAGAATAAAGAACCAGGCAAGATTGCCATCACAATTGGTAATGCTTCTGGGAAGAAAAAGAAGGTGTTCTACAGCTACATGTTCAAAAACTCCAGttcttga
- the LOC142542535 gene encoding berberine bridge enzyme-like 21, translated as MKTFFLLLLLPLVFLSFNISCSSAATDSVYNSYVQCFTDNNNVSDSQISAIIYNPANPSFTSLLQSYIRNRRFNLSTTPKPVFIVSPTEISHVSAAVLCAKKLGLQLKIRSGGHDYEGISYVSETTFLILDMFNLRSIDINMEDETAWVQSGALLGELYYRIWEKSKVHGFPAGVCPTVGVGGHISGAGYGNLLRKYGLTVDHVIDAQIVTAKGSVLDRRAMGEDLFWAIRGGGGASFGVILAYKIKLVPVPPIVTVFRIIKGLDQNSTEALIQYQLIADKIDNDLFIRVLLQPVTKKKTRTVRTTFIGMFLGDSARLLSVTDSGFPELGLTKLDCKEMSWIDSVLYWANFENTTTPSALLSRTSGSVNFLKRKSDYVKTPISRSGLESLFNKIVEMGKVGLVFNSYGGRMSEIPESETPFPHRAGNLFKIQYSVNWKEEGEAANKNFIDQARQLYDFMEPFVSSNPREAYLNYRDLDIGTTDNGNNSYNEGKIYGMKYFKSNFDRLVKIKTAFDPDNVFRNEQSIPTLASPQEENKGRHFSAASLKLSVLIQCLTALSLGNFAHVWHAIYSLIST; from the coding sequence ATGAAGAcattctttcttcttcttcttcttcctcttgtttttctttctttcaacaTTTCTTGTTCTTCAGCAGCTACGGATTCTGTATACAACTCCTATGTACAATGTTTTACGGATAATAATAACGTCTCAGATTCCCAAATCTCTGCAATTATTTACAATCCGGCAAATCCTTCTTTCACCTCTCTTCTCCAATCCTACATTCGAAACCGCCGCTTCAACCTATCCACCACCCCCAAACCCGTCTTCATTGTTAGTCCGACGGAGATTTCCCACGTCAGCGCCGCCGTCCTCTGCGCCAAGAAACTGGGACTGCAGCTTAAGATCCGCAGCGGCGGACATGACTACGAGGGAATCTCCTACGTGTCTGAGACCACGTTCCTTATACTCGATATGTTCAATCTACGTTCGATTGACATCAACATGGAAGATGAAACTGCCTGGGTGCAGTCCGGAGCTTTGCTAGGTGAACTGTACTACAGGATCTGGGAAAAGAGCAAAGTCCACGGGTTCCCGGCTGGGGTCTGCCCCACTGTCGGGGTCGGTGGTCATATCAGTGGCGCTGGCTACGGCAATTTGCTGCGGAAGTACGGGCTTACAGTAGATCATGTGATTGACGCGCAGATTGTGACTGCGAAAGGAAGTGTTTTAGACCGTCGAGCCATGGGAGAAGACCTTTTCTGGGCCATTCGCGGCGGCGGCGGCGCGAGTTTTGGTGTCATTCTGGCTTACAAAATAAAACTAGTCCCGGTGCCACCAATTGTTACCGTTTTCAGGATTATAAAGGGTCTGGACCAGAATTCGACTGAAGCGCTAATTCAATACCAACTAATTGCAGACAAGATTGACAATGATCTCTTCATCAGGGTTCTCTTGCAGCCAGTTACCAAGAAGAAAACTCGAACTGTTCGAACAACGTTCATCGGCATGTTCCTCGGTGATTCTGCCAGGCTATTATCTGTCACGGATTCAGGATTCCCGGAATTGGGGCTGACCAAACTCGATTGCAAAGAAATGTCATGGATTGATTCAGTTCTGTACTGGGCTAATTTCGAAAACACCACCACTCCAAGTGCTCTTTTAAGCAGAACCTCAGGTTCCGTCAACTTCTTGAAACGCAAATCAGATTACGTGAAGACACCCATTTCCAGGTCGGGCCTGGAATCGCTATTCAATAAGATTGTGGAGATGGGTAAAGTAGGGCTTGTTTTCAATTCTTATGGTGGGAGAATGAGTGAAATCCCGGAATCAGAGACCCCGTTTCCTCATCGAGCTGGTAACCTTTTCAAGATTCAGTATTCTGTAAATTGGAAAGAAGAAGGTGAAGCAGCAAACAAGAATTTCATCGATCAGGCGAGACAATTGTACGATTTCATGGAGCCTTTCGTTTCGAGCAATCCAAGAGAAGCATACCTCAATTACAGAGACTTAGATATTGGCACAACAGACAACGGTAATAACAGCTACAATGAAGGAAAAATTTACGGGATGAAATATTTCAAGAGCAATTTCGACAGGCTGGTGAAGATCAAGACTGCTTTTGATCCAGACAATGTGTTTAGGAATGAACAAAGCATACCGACACTGGCTTCTCctcaagaagaaaacaaagggAGGCATTTTAGTGCTGCATCATTGAAATTATCAGTGCTTATCCAATGCTTGACTGCACTAAGTCTTGGGAATTTTGCACATGTTTGGCATGCAATATATAGCTTAATTAGTACATAA